Genomic window (Tardiphaga sp. vice304):
TTGCGTTCATTGCCGAGCGCCCAGGCCAGCGCCGGTGCATAGGCCCGCGACGCCTGGCGGATCAGCCAGGGGTCGCGGTGCGGCGTTGCCTTGAGAAAAAACGACGCCGCGACCGGCAGCACGGTGAGGGCCAGCACCAGCGAGGCCGCCAGCGCAAAGATGATCGCCAGCGCCACCGGGATGAACAGCTTGCCCTCGAGCCCCTGCAGCGCCAGCAGCGGCACGAACACGATGATGATGATCATCACGCCGGTGGCGACCGGCTCCAGCACCTCGCATACCGAGCGGTACACGATATGGATCAGCGGCGTCGCCTTGCCTTCCTGATCCGTACTGAGATTGCCGACGATGTTCTCGACGACCACTACCAACGCGTCGATCAGCATGCCGATCGCGATGGCAAGACCGCCCAGGCTCATCAGATTGGCCGACATACCGACCAGGCGCATCACGATCAGCGCGATCATGATCGCCAGCGGCAGGCTGAAGGCAATGATCAGCGAGGCGCGCCAGTTGCCGAGAAACAGCAGCAGCAGCACGATCACCAGCACCGTGGCTTCGCCCAGCGCACGCACCACGGTGCCGACGGCACGGCCGACCAGCCGGCTCCGGTCGTAGAACACATTGATGGTCACGCTCTTGGGCAGCGACGGCGCCAACTCCTGCAGGCGCTGTCGGACGTCCTTGACCAGTTGTCCGGCATTGGCGCCGCGCAGGCCGAGCACCAGCCCCTCGACGGTTTCGCCGCGGCCATCGATCGTGACCGCGCCATAGCGCGTCAGCGCGCCGACCTCGACGCGGGCGACATCGTTGACGCGGATCGGAATGCCATCCCTGGTATCGACCACGATGGCCTTGATGTCGTCGATGGAGCGAATGCTGCCCTCGATGCGGACGAGGGCACTGTCTTCGCCCTGGTTGACGCGGCCGGCGCCGTCATTGCGGCTGTTGGTCTCGATGGCGCGCCGGAACACCTCCGACGAAATGCCGCGCGCGGCCAGCGCGTCGTTGAGCGGCACGATCTCGAAGGCCCGGACGTGACCGCCCAGCGAGTTGACGTCGGCGACCCCCGGAACGGTGCGAAGCGCCGGACGGATGGTCCAGTCGAGCAGCGTCCGGCGTTCCGCCAGCGACAGCTCGGGACTGTCGATGGTGAACATGAACATCTCGCCTAGCGGGCTGGTGATCGGCGCGAGGCCGCCGGTCACGCCTTCCGGCAGGTCGCGCGTGATGTTGGCCAGCCGTTCGGAAACCTGGTTGCGCGCCCAATAGATATCGGTGCCGTCCTCGAAATCGACGGTGATGTCGGCCAGTGCATATTTGGTCGTGGTGCGGAGAATCTTTTTGTTGGGCAGTCCCAACAGCTCAAGCTCGATCGGCACCGTGATGCGCTGCTCGACCTCCTCCGGGGTAAGACCCGGCGCCTTCATGATCACCTTGACCTGAACCGGCGAGACGTCCGGGAAGGCGTCGATCGGCAAAGTCGGCAGCAGCACGGCGCCGGCGCCGATCAGCAGCAATACGCTCAAGGCGACGAACAGGCGCTGCGACAGCGCGAAAGCAACCAGGCGCTCCAGCATTACTCGCTGGCTCCGAGCCGCAGCAGGATTCCGCGAAGCGCCGCTGTACCGCTGACGGCGACTTCATCCTTGTCGGAGATCACGCCGGAGATCACGACGTGTTCCTGATCCTCGGCAATGAGCGTCACCGGCAGCAGGCGAAAACCGCCTTCGATGGCGACAAAGACCGACGCCTTGTCGCCGCGCCGGACCAGCGCGCTGTAGGGAATTTCCCAGGCACTCTCACCGACGGAAATGAACCCGATGCGTACCGCGGCCGTCTGTCCGGGCCGCAATTCGCCGGAATTCGGCACCTCGGCGCGCACCAGCACGGTCTGGGTCGCGGAATCCGTCGTCTCCGACACCAGGATGACCTTGCCCGGTACCGCATAGCCTTCGATTTCCACGCGGGCGCCCGGCCGGATGGCATGGATGTTCGACGCCGGAATGGCAATCTCGGCCCAGAGCACCGAGAGGCGCGCGAGCTTGACCAGCGGCGCGGCCTGCTCGATGCGTTGGCCCGGAGAAACCAGAATGTCGATCACCGTCGCCTGCTGGCGCGCGGCAACCGACATGGTCGCGACTATCGCCGTTTCGCTGGTCAGCCGCGCAATCGCGGCGTCTGAAAGTCCGCTGAGCCGAAGCATCTGCCGCTTCTCGGCCACGGCGATGCTGGCCTGCCGGGCTTCCGCCTGGCTGGTCTCCAGCACGCGTTGCGGCACGGCCTTGCCGTCGAACAATTCGGTGTTTCGCTTGAGTTGCTGCGCGGCCAGCACTTCCTGCGAAAAGGCCTGTAGATATTCGCGTTGCAGCGACACAAAGCTCGGGCTCTCGAGGTTCACCAGCGGCTGGCCGGCATCGACCCGGTCGCCCCGCGCAATCGCCAGGCTGGTGACCATCCCGGACACGGGCGTACTCACGACCCACAATTGCGGCATCGGGATCACGATCTGGGCGGGGTAGGGCAGTGTGAGGTCGCTCCGGCTCGAGATCGGGTGCACCACACGAATGCCGAGGGTCTGCATCTGCGCGGCGTTGACCTTGACCTCCTCCTCAGCCCACGACAGCGACGGCACGCCGACGAGCGCGACCATCAGCAAAGCTCGAGTGAGGCTGGGCCGGAAGTGCGTGTACGAGCGCGCCTGACGGGGACTCGGCATCAATGCTCCATATGGGTAGATCCAGCGAAGAAAGCGGCGTGGACTGGCTCTCGGCGCCAATCCTATATCAACAGTCCGTCCTGCGGACGACCCCTGTCTGGTGTTCGACGCTCGTTGCCATGGTCCGGTGTTGTCGTCACTCGACGAATCGATGGCCGTTCCATCGCAACGCCGTGGTCTCGCCATTCACGCCGGAGATCTCGACCCGCGCCGCGGCCTGATCGCGAAGCAGTCGAATATCGCGGGCATGCACGGCAAGCACCCGACGATAGTGCCCGTTGCTCGCCATATAAACTTCATGCAGGCATCCTTTGGCGGTGCATTGGGCCGATTGATTGCCGCAACGAAAATCATCGTAGTGAAGGGCCACGAGTTCGCCGCCGGGTATCGTGAGATACAGCGCGAACTGCTGCGAGGCGGCGATCGATCCGCCGCATACCGTCTCCCATTTCTGCAAGATGGCGCGGATGCCGGGCGGCAGATGTTCGAGATGAGCAGGCTTCCAGCGATCCTGCGCCAAGCCGCCGAAGGCAAAACCCGGTCGCAGCATGACCGACAGGCAAATAAGCGTAAGCGCGACCGTCGAAATGCGCCTCATGGCATTCATGGTGCCCTCAAGGGGCTTGAATGGATCATGGCTGAATGTCGCACCTATCGCGGCAGCGATGGTTGATGCAAATCAAGAATCGCGAGTGGTTCAAACTCCACTCGCTCGTCCCGACGTTTACGGCGGCGTATTCACGGGTGGTTCCACCAAGGCGACCTTTTGTCATGTCCAGAATCCATGTCAAGGACCCCGACCTCGAAAGCACTTGCCGGTTACAAGCCATCGTGCGTTCATACCCAGCTGCTTCAAACTCAGATCGGCCGGCGAAATGACAAACAACAACCGACTTCTGCAGATGCTCCCTGAAGGTGAAATGACCGCGCTGAACCAGCATTTGAAAATTGTTTGGTTGAACCAGGGAGACGTCCTTGCCGAGCCCGGCGGTAACATCAGCAACGTGCATTTCCCCCACTCCGGGATCATCTCGTTCATGGTCGAACTCGACGACGGGGCGCTGGTTCAGACGTTCATGGTCGGACGGGATGGTGTCGTCGGCGCGCCACAGGCGATGGATCACAGGACTTCCATCAACAAGATCCTTGTCCAGGTATCTGGAGAGGCCTCCGTGATCGATCGCGCGCCATTGCGCCGGATTGCCAGCGAGTATCCTGCCGTGCTCAATCTGCTCGCGTCGCACGAGCAATTTCTGGTTGCCGATGTTCAGCAGACGGCCGCCTGCAACGCGCGACATTCGATCGAAGCGCGAATGGCGCGCTGGATCTTGAGAATGAGAGATCTTGCCGGAGACGAACTGCCGCTGACCCAGGACTATCTCGCCTCCATGATCGGCGTGCGCCGCGCTAGCGTGACCGAGATTGCGAGTGCGATGCAGCGCGCCGGGTCGATCAGCTATGTCCGAGGTCAACTTCGCATCACGGATCCGGTCGCTCTTGGGCGACTGGCCTGCGAATGTCACAAGGCCGTCCAGGACAATTACCAGCGTTTGCTGGGCAGCCCCTGGCCGCATTCGATCGGTTAATTCTGCAGCATCCGGACGGCGCCCAAACGCTCCTGCCCGGAATGACGGTCGTTGCAATCAGCCTGGATTTTGCTCGACGAGGAGCGCGAAAACTTCCTGCGGCATGAGCACTATCGTACAGCAAACCGCCTTCGGAATTCGCATGATACCGCATCTTAGCGCCGCACAAGGTCATCCCGTCGCGGAGAATGCCGAGTGCTCGCTTGACCCGGGGGGCGAACATCATGCTGCAGTGCGATATACTACTGCGCCCATGTCGGTTCGATATGGTCGCAGACCGGACCCCGGGCGCCGCGTGTCTGGAGTTCTGTCTTTACGAATTTCCCGGCTGCGCCGGCTGTCCCCATGCCGTGCCGCTGGCAGCGCCAACGGCAGAGGACCCGATGAAGTCAGCGGTTCTCCGCGGCTGGATCCGCGGTCTCGGCCACCCGTCAGGCTAGAAGCTCGCGCACCACATCAAATGACGGATCGGCGGCACGGTTCTGCGCGGCGTCAGTCGCTCTTCTGAATCCACTCCGCGGCACCGCGCCATAGTGTGTCGCGGTGCTGCGGACGGAAAAAGCCGAAATGGCCGATCTTCCTGGTCCCGGCTTCCGCCGGGGCAATGACGTGGATATCGGGGCGGATCGAGGTGAAACCGGCGCACAGCATCTCGACGGCGGCTTCGGTTGCCCAGGGATCGTCGGAAAAACTGAGCGCCCGCAACGCGCCGCGGTAGCGCGGAAAGTTCGCCAGCGCGCGCAACCGGCTGTCGTCGAAGAAGTAGCGGTCGGAGGCGACCCACCTCGCCCACTCCAGAAATACGCCCTTCGGCAAATCGAGCCCGAGCCCGACGCGGCCCGGCGCATAGCCCAATGCGTGGGTCAGCGGCACCCCGACGCATGCCAGCAGCGCGTAGACCCGGTAACGCTCCGGCGAGCTCATCAGCCGCCAGGTGCCGGCCTGCGCCGCCACCAGTAACGCCCGCGACACCTCGGCATTGTTCGGGATCAACCCCAGCGCCTGGCCGCCGAACGAGTGGCCGACAAAGCCGAGCGGCATCGCCGGGTAGCGCGCCCGCATCCAGTCGACCGCCGCGCTGACGTCGAGCGCGGCCCAGTCGGCCATCGTGGCCTGAAAGCCGGCCAGCGATTTTGGCCGGGAATCCCCGGTGCCGCGGTAATCATAGGTCAGCACCGCGCAGCCGCGGCTGGCGAGGTAGCTGGCAAAGCCGCGATAGATCCGGCGTGGCACCGCGGTCGCGGAATTGATGAGCACCGCATGGGACCGGGCGCCGCGCGGCAGATACAGCGTTGCGCCCAGCAGAAATCCGTCGGCGGCCGGCAAACGTATATCGTCGGCAAACACGTCGTCCGTTGCCGCCTTGAAATTCGCCTTCGTCATAATGATCTCAGCAAAGTCGAATTCGACATTGGCTGCAAGGGGTTATCGCGCAAGCCGGATTTCTGTCTGGTGATCCCTGGGAACCCTGTGTATAACGCGGCTCCGCTGCCTGCGGATGGCGCGGTTTTCAGGAGTTTAAAGTGATGGCAGAGCGGTGGACGCCCGATAGCTGGCGCAACAAGCCTGTGCAGCAGATGCCGGCCTATCCGGATCTGAAGGCGCTGGGCGACGTCGAGGCGCAACTGGCGACTTTTCCGCCGCTGGTATTTGCCGGTGAGGCGCGCAATCTGAAGAAGGCACTGGCCCGAGTCGCAAAGGGCGAGGCGTTCCTGCTGCAGGGCGGCGACTGTGCCGAGAGCTTCGCCGAACACGGCGCCAACAACATCCGCGATTTCTTCCGCGTGCTGCTGCAGATGGCGGTGGTGCTGACCTATGCCGGTGCCGTGCCGGTGGTAAAGGTCGGCCGCATCGCCGGCCAGTTCGCCAAGCCGCGCTCCTCGCCGATGGAGAAGATCGGGGACGTCGAATTGCCGAGCTACCGCGGCGATATCGTCAACGACAACGCCTTCACGGCGCAATCCCGCGTGCCGGATCCGATGCGCCAGCTGATGGCCTACCGGCAGTCGGCGGCGACGCTGAACCTGCTGCGCGCGTTCGCCACTGGCGGCTTCGCCAATCTCGGCAGCGTGCACCAGTGGATGCTCGGTTTCCTGAAGGATTCGCAGCAGTCGCGGCGCTACAAGGAGCTGGCCGACCGGATCTCGGACGCGCTGAATTTCATGCGCGCCTGTGGCCTCAACCTGGAAAGCCATCCGGAACTGCGCGCGACGGATTTCTACACCAGCCACGAGGCGCTGCTGCTCGGCTACGAGCAGGCCTTCACGCGCGTCGATTCGATGACCGGCGACTGGTACGCGACCTCCGGCCACATGATCTGGGTCGGCGACCGCACGCGTCAGCTCGACCACGCCCATATCGAATACTTCCGCGGCATCAAGAACCCGATCGGCCTGAAGTGCGGCCCGTCGCTGAAGCCCGATGAATTGCTCAAGCTGATCGACGTACTCAACCCCGAAAACGAGGCGGGCCGGCTGACGCTGATCAACCGCTTCGGCCACGAGAAGATCGGTGATCATTTGCCGGCGCTGATCCGCGCCGTCGAGCGGGAAGGGCGCACGGTCGTGTGGTCGTGCGATCCGATGCACGGCAACACCATCACCTCGAACTCCGGCTACAAGACCCGGCCGTTCGACCGCATTCTCTCGGAGGTGAAGTCGTTCTTCCAGATCCATGCCGCCGAAGGCACCCATCCGGGCGGCGTGCATCTGGAGATGACCGGCCAGAACGTTACCGAATGCACCGGCGGGGCGCGTTCAATCTCCGACGAGGACCTCAACGACCGCTACCACACGGTCTGCGACCCCCGCCTGAACGCCGAGCAGTCGATCGACATGGCGTTCCTGATCGCCGAACTGCTGAAGACCTCGCGGGTCGGCAAGGAAGATCCGATGCCGGTCGCGTCGGGCCTCTGAGTGACGCGCCTCTGGCGGGCCTGCATCAACACCTGGAACGGGCTGACCTTTGCCACCCGTTCCGAACAGGCGATTCGCGAGGAGCTGTTCGCACTACTCCTCGCGGTTCCGCTGGCGTTGCTGATCGGCACCACGGCGGCGCGCCGCATCGAGATGGTGGCGGTGGTGCTGTTGCTGCTTGCCGTCGAACTGCTCAACACCGCAATCGAGAAACTGGCCGACCGCGTCACCAGAGAGCACGATCCGCAGATCGGCGCCGTGAAAGACATGGGCTCCGCCGCCGTCGGTGTCGCGCTGGTGATCGCCGGGCTGACCTGGGCGTTCGCGCTTGGCGAGCGCATGGGGCTCTACTGACCACGCAATTGCGAAAGGTGAGCCCGCGGGCTTAAATCACTTCATGACAGATTCCGCGCGCTTCGTTCTCACCCTTGCCCAGCTCAATCCGACCGTGGGCGACATCGCCGGCAACGCCGCCATGGCGCGCGCGGCGCGTGCGCAGGCCGCGGCCGATGGCGCCGCGCTGATCGTATTCCCGGAACTGTTCATCGCCGGCTATCCGCCGGAAGATCTGGTGCTGAAGCCCTCGTTCCAGGCGGCGTGCCGGGCTGCGATCGAGGAACTGGCGCGCGAGACGTCGGACGGGGGTCCCGCGATGCTGATCGGCTCGCCGTGGGTCGACGGCGGCAAGCTCTACAACGCCTGCGCGCTGCTCGACGAAGGCCGCATCAGTGCGATCCGCTACAAGGTCAATTTGCCGAACTACGGCGTGTTCGACGAGAAGCGCGTTTTCGCGCGCGGCCCTGTATCCGGCCCGATGACCATCCGCGGGCTGCGGATCGGCGTGCCGATCTGCGAAGACACCTGGATGGAAGAGTCCGAGGATTACGAGAACGTCGTCGAGACGCTCGCCGAGACGGGCGCGGAAATCCTGATCGTGCCGAACGGCTCGCCCTATGCGCGCGACAAGAACGATTTGCGGCTGTCGGTGCAGGTCGCGCGCGTCATAGAAAGCGATCTGCCGCTGGTCTACCTCAACCAGGTCGGTGGCCAGGACGAACTGGTGTTCGACGGCGCGTCCTTCGTGCTCAACGCCGACCGCACGCTCGGCGCGCAACTGCCGGGCTTTGCCGAGAGCATCACCACGCTGAACTTCGAGAAAACCAAGGACGGCTGGCGCTGCGACGGCCCGATCGCGCCGGTGCTGGAAGGCGACGCCGGCGACTACGCCGCCTGCGTGCTGGGCCTTCGCGACTACGTGCAGAAGAACGGGTTTCCCGGCGTGCTGATGGGCGTCTCCGGCGGCATCGATTCCGCGTTGTGTGCAGCCTTGGCCGTCGATGCGCTCGGCGCCGACCGCGTCCGCGGCGTGATGCTGCCGTTCCGGTTCACCGCGCAGGTATCACTCGACGATGCCGCCGATCTCGCGCAGCGGCTCGGCATCCGCTACGAGGTGCTGCCGATCGCGGAGGCGGTCAACGGTTTTGAGAGCATTTTGTCAGGCACGTTTGCCGGCCTGCCGCGCGACATCACCGAAGAGAATCTGCAGGCCCGCACGCGCGGCACGCTGTTGATGGCGATCTCCAACAAGACCGGCGCGATGGTCGTGACCACTGGCAACAAGTCGGAAATGTCGGTCGGCTACGCCACGCTGTATGGCGACATGAATGGCGGCTTCAACCCGATCAAGGACATCTACAAGACCGAAGTGTTCCGGCTGTGCACGTTGCGCAATTCGTGGAAGCCGGAAGGCGCGCTGGGCCCCGACGGCGAGGTGATCCCGGTCAACATCATCGTGCGCCCGCCGACCGCGGAATTGCGCGAGAACCAGACCGACCAGGATTCGTTGCCGCCCTACGACATTCTCGACGGCATTCTCGAGCGTCTGGTCGAGCGCGAGGAGCCGCTGTCGGTGATCGTCGCCGAAGGCTTCGACAAGGACGTCGTGATCCGGATCGACCGCCTGCTCAACATCGCCGAATACAAGCGCCGCCAGGCCGCGCCCGGCGTCAAAGTCACGCGGCGCAATTTCGGCCGCGATCGCCGCTATCCGATCACCAACAAGTTTCGCGATCTGGCCCTGCCGCTGCCGGTCGCCGACGAAACGCTGGTAACGCACGCGAGCAAGGGATCGGCCGAGGCGTTCGAAGGGTAGGGCGACGTCCAGTCGATATCGAGTGACCTCTACTCGGCATACGGAAACGCTAAACTGGCGAAACATGGGCGTAGGCTGGCAGACAGAAAGGTCGTCGAGTTTGCTGTTCTCAAGAGCTGACACAGCCCGGTCCAGCATCGGGAATGAGAATTGTTGACACAAGCAAAGCGGTTTGCCGCCGTTGAGGCTTAGCGGTTGTTACGCTCGCTGGCCGTGGCATCTTTTCCACTTCTTTCCGCTACCACAGGGGCAGTAATCGTTCCTGCCAATCTTTCCCTTGGAGTGCACATTGGCAATCCGCCTCTGCTGCAGCGCGCCGCCCTCCGCGCGTAGACGCTCGATTTCAGCCGTTGGAACGCCGGCAAGATTCACATTGCGAAAATGTGCTCCAAACAGCTTTCCCTCCTTGTCGTATTCGAACTCCACGAGGCGGCGATTTTGCTTGTTGTCAGCAAGCATGACGACGCGCGTATGTTCTATGGCGCCTTCAATGTCGTGTGGTACGTCAGGCGACCATACATACTGAGTCATCTCCATTCCACCATATGATGACAGCGGACGTGCGCGCTCTACAGAATGTCCGAATGCGGCACGAGCACATCAAGTAGCGCCTGGCGCTCATGGAGCTGATAGCGTTTGCCTTGAACATTCAATCAGAGTGTTTCCGCGCGAAACCGAAACTCCTCCAGCTGCATATCCAGTTGCCGGTCTTGAGCCCGTCGGTGAGCCGTCAAGCACATCTGATAGTCGAGAGTGAAACGCCGGAATAATGTCTCGACATTCGCTCGCAGCTTGGTCAAATCTTCCTCGCTTACGTCGGTGGCGTACTGCTCCGGCTTAACTGACACGATCACGCTTTGTACATAATCAACCATCCGCGCTGCTGCGAGCTTGTCTGAGTCGTCCGCATCTCTGCCGACTAACCCGACCATCATCGCAGA
Coding sequences:
- a CDS encoding NAD+ synthase gives rise to the protein MTDSARFVLTLAQLNPTVGDIAGNAAMARAARAQAAADGAALIVFPELFIAGYPPEDLVLKPSFQAACRAAIEELARETSDGGPAMLIGSPWVDGGKLYNACALLDEGRISAIRYKVNLPNYGVFDEKRVFARGPVSGPMTIRGLRIGVPICEDTWMEESEDYENVVETLAETGAEILIVPNGSPYARDKNDLRLSVQVARVIESDLPLVYLNQVGGQDELVFDGASFVLNADRTLGAQLPGFAESITTLNFEKTKDGWRCDGPIAPVLEGDAGDYAACVLGLRDYVQKNGFPGVLMGVSGGIDSALCAALAVDALGADRVRGVMLPFRFTAQVSLDDAADLAQRLGIRYEVLPIAEAVNGFESILSGTFAGLPRDITEENLQARTRGTLLMAISNKTGAMVVTTGNKSEMSVGYATLYGDMNGGFNPIKDIYKTEVFRLCTLRNSWKPEGALGPDGEVIPVNIIVRPPTAELRENQTDQDSLPPYDILDGILERLVEREEPLSVIVAEGFDKDVVIRIDRLLNIAEYKRRQAAPGVKVTRRNFGRDRRYPITNKFRDLALPLPVADETLVTHASKGSAEAFEG
- a CDS encoding efflux RND transporter permease subunit — its product is MLERLVAFALSQRLFVALSVLLLIGAGAVLLPTLPIDAFPDVSPVQVKVIMKAPGLTPEEVEQRITVPIELELLGLPNKKILRTTTKYALADITVDFEDGTDIYWARNQVSERLANITRDLPEGVTGGLAPITSPLGEMFMFTIDSPELSLAERRTLLDWTIRPALRTVPGVADVNSLGGHVRAFEIVPLNDALAARGISSEVFRRAIETNSRNDGAGRVNQGEDSALVRIEGSIRSIDDIKAIVVDTRDGIPIRVNDVARVEVGALTRYGAVTIDGRGETVEGLVLGLRGANAGQLVKDVRQRLQELAPSLPKSVTINVFYDRSRLVGRAVGTVVRALGEATVLVIVLLLLFLGNWRASLIIAFSLPLAIMIALIVMRLVGMSANLMSLGGLAIAIGMLIDALVVVVENIVGNLSTDQEGKATPLIHIVYRSVCEVLEPVATGVMIIIIVFVPLLALQGLEGKLFIPVALAIIFALAASLVLALTVLPVAASFFLKATPHRDPWLIRQASRAYAPALAWALGNERKVMGAAVVALVAAGVAYTQLGKTFMPTMDEGDIIISVEAIPSINLDQSVAINGKLQAAILARVPDIAGIIARTGSDELGLDPMGPNQTDTFLILKPANERQTADKAALLQELRHVLADFPGLSLSFTQPIDMRVQEMISGVRGDVAVKIFGPDVAKLNEIASALSTLLSGIDGAEDVYTTLNEGAQYYTVAVNRLEAGRLGLAVDAIAASLRTQIEGRTIGTALEPGRRTPILVRGSEATREAPSMLASLPLTLASGQHVALSQVARIHRVDGPVKIDREDGGRMSVVRSNVRGRDMVGFVLAAQQKVAAELKLPPGYRLTWGGQFENQQRAAARLSVVVPVAIGLIFVLLFTTFGSIRQALMVLVNIPFALIGGVFALVLTGEYLSVPASVGFIALLGIAVLNGVVLVSYFNQLRARGVAEPRIVVEGAQRRLRPVLMTASITALGLVPLLFATGPGSEIQKPLAIVVIGGLLSSTVLTLILLPILYRRFGGAARKIA
- a CDS encoding efflux RND transporter periplasmic adaptor subunit yields the protein MPSPRQARSYTHFRPSLTRALLMVALVGVPSLSWAEEEVKVNAAQMQTLGIRVVHPISSRSDLTLPYPAQIVIPMPQLWVVSTPVSGMVTSLAIARGDRVDAGQPLVNLESPSFVSLQREYLQAFSQEVLAAQQLKRNTELFDGKAVPQRVLETSQAEARQASIAVAEKRQMLRLSGLSDAAIARLTSETAIVATMSVAARQQATVIDILVSPGQRIEQAAPLVKLARLSVLWAEIAIPASNIHAIRPGARVEIEGYAVPGKVILVSETTDSATQTVLVRAEVPNSGELRPGQTAAVRIGFISVGESAWEIPYSALVRRGDKASVFVAIEGGFRLLPVTLIAEDQEHVVISGVISDKDEVAVSGTAALRGILLRLGASE
- a CDS encoding Crp/Fnr family transcriptional regulator, which translates into the protein MTNNNRLLQMLPEGEMTALNQHLKIVWLNQGDVLAEPGGNISNVHFPHSGIISFMVELDDGALVQTFMVGRDGVVGAPQAMDHRTSINKILVQVSGEASVIDRAPLRRIASEYPAVLNLLASHEQFLVADVQQTAACNARHSIEARMARWILRMRDLAGDELPLTQDYLASMIGVRRASVTEIASAMQRAGSISYVRGQLRITDPVALGRLACECHKAVQDNYQRLLGSPWPHSIG
- a CDS encoding class II 3-deoxy-7-phosphoheptulonate synthase, which encodes MAERWTPDSWRNKPVQQMPAYPDLKALGDVEAQLATFPPLVFAGEARNLKKALARVAKGEAFLLQGGDCAESFAEHGANNIRDFFRVLLQMAVVLTYAGAVPVVKVGRIAGQFAKPRSSPMEKIGDVELPSYRGDIVNDNAFTAQSRVPDPMRQLMAYRQSAATLNLLRAFATGGFANLGSVHQWMLGFLKDSQQSRRYKELADRISDALNFMRACGLNLESHPELRATDFYTSHEALLLGYEQAFTRVDSMTGDWYATSGHMIWVGDRTRQLDHAHIEYFRGIKNPIGLKCGPSLKPDELLKLIDVLNPENEAGRLTLINRFGHEKIGDHLPALIRAVEREGRTVVWSCDPMHGNTITSNSGYKTRPFDRILSEVKSFFQIHAAEGTHPGGVHLEMTGQNVTECTGGARSISDEDLNDRYHTVCDPRLNAEQSIDMAFLIAELLKTSRVGKEDPMPVASGL
- a CDS encoding diacylglycerol kinase, producing the protein MTRLWRACINTWNGLTFATRSEQAIREELFALLLAVPLALLIGTTAARRIEMVAVVLLLLAVELLNTAIEKLADRVTREHDPQIGAVKDMGSAAVGVALVIAGLTWAFALGERMGLY
- a CDS encoding SEC-C metal-binding domain-containing protein; its protein translation is MTQYVWSPDVPHDIEGAIEHTRVVMLADNKQNRRLVEFEYDKEGKLFGAHFRNVNLAGVPTAEIERLRAEGGALQQRRIANVHSKGKIGRNDYCPCGSGKKWKRCHGQRA
- a CDS encoding alpha/beta hydrolase family protein, with protein sequence MTKANFKAATDDVFADDIRLPAADGFLLGATLYLPRGARSHAVLINSATAVPRRIYRGFASYLASRGCAVLTYDYRGTGDSRPKSLAGFQATMADWAALDVSAAVDWMRARYPAMPLGFVGHSFGGQALGLIPNNAEVSRALLVAAQAGTWRLMSSPERYRVYALLACVGVPLTHALGYAPGRVGLGLDLPKGVFLEWARWVASDRYFFDDSRLRALANFPRYRGALRALSFSDDPWATEAAVEMLCAGFTSIRPDIHVIAPAEAGTRKIGHFGFFRPQHRDTLWRGAAEWIQKSD